A part of Candidatus Deferrimicrobium borealis genomic DNA contains:
- a CDS encoding archease, translated as MTPPYRYLEEIATADVAFEARGATLKETFLAAADATLNTMVEEIGTVAPLERRVFSLAADSLDLLLFELLQELVYHKDADRLLLRVRDLRIEETGSGYRLHADAYGETIDPGKHPLLADVKAVTLHRLSVEKTLSGWRAVVVLDV; from the coding sequence ATGACCCCGCCGTACCGATACCTGGAGGAGATCGCCACGGCGGACGTGGCGTTCGAGGCGCGGGGCGCCACGCTGAAGGAGACGTTTCTCGCCGCGGCCGACGCGACGCTGAACACGATGGTGGAGGAGATCGGAACGGTCGCTCCCCTGGAGCGCCGCGTCTTCTCTCTCGCCGCCGATTCCCTCGATCTTCTCCTGTTCGAGCTCCTTCAGGAGCTCGTCTACCACAAGGACGCCGACCGGCTCCTGCTGCGCGTACGCGATCTGCGGATCGAGGAGACCGGTTCGGGGTATCGACTCCACGCCGACGCGTACGGAGAGACGATCGACCCGGGAAAGCACCCCCTCCTCGCGGACGTCAAGGCGGTCACCCTGCACCGCCTTTCCGTGGAAAAGACCCTCTCCGGCTGGCGTGCCGTCGTCGTTCTCGACGTTTGA
- the arsB gene encoding ACR3 family arsenite efflux transporter has protein sequence MSASRSAHPGGSPAPKRLNVFERYLTLWVALCMGAGIFAGKMFPAVVDTLRKLEFGKASQINIPIAVLIWLMIYPMMLKVDFTSILGVRKRPKGLIVTLVVNWLVKPFSMALFGVLFFKHLFLPWIGPELADQYLAGTIILAAAPCTAMVFVWSYLTDGDPAYTLVQVSVNDLIMLVLFAPIVTFLVSGASSLTVPFMVLVYAVVFFIVIPLAAGVVSRTWILRAKGEAWFGKFLSVLHPVTIIALLATLVCIFAFQADNITARSFHILLIAVPILIQVYFNASLAYGLMKWLKVPHAVAAPGALIGASNFFELAVATAIALYGPGSGAALATVVGVLVEVPVMLSVCSFCNRTRHWFPAEI, from the coding sequence ATGAGCGCTTCCCGTTCCGCGCATCCGGGGGGATCGCCGGCCCCGAAGCGTCTGAACGTGTTCGAGCGGTACCTGACGCTCTGGGTCGCGCTCTGCATGGGGGCCGGCATCTTCGCCGGGAAGATGTTCCCCGCCGTGGTCGACACTCTCCGGAAGCTGGAGTTCGGCAAGGCGAGCCAGATCAACATTCCGATCGCCGTCCTCATCTGGCTGATGATCTACCCGATGATGCTCAAGGTGGACTTCACCTCGATCCTGGGGGTCCGGAAACGTCCCAAGGGGCTGATCGTCACGCTCGTCGTCAACTGGCTGGTGAAGCCGTTTTCGATGGCGCTGTTCGGGGTTCTCTTTTTCAAGCACCTGTTTCTGCCCTGGATCGGGCCCGAGCTCGCGGACCAGTACCTGGCCGGAACCATCATCCTCGCGGCCGCGCCGTGCACGGCGATGGTCTTCGTCTGGAGCTACCTGACGGACGGGGACCCGGCGTACACCCTGGTACAGGTCTCGGTGAACGACCTGATCATGCTCGTCCTGTTCGCCCCGATCGTGACGTTCCTCGTCAGCGGGGCCTCGTCCCTGACCGTCCCCTTCATGGTGCTCGTCTATGCCGTGGTCTTCTTCATCGTCATCCCGCTGGCGGCCGGCGTCGTTTCGAGGACATGGATCCTCCGGGCGAAGGGAGAGGCCTGGTTCGGGAAGTTCCTGTCGGTCCTCCACCCCGTGACGATCATCGCGCTGCTGGCCACCCTGGTGTGCATCTTCGCGTTCCAGGCCGACAACATCACCGCCCGGTCGTTCCACATCCTGCTGATCGCCGTCCCGATCCTGATCCAGGTCTACTTCAACGCGTCACTCGCCTATGGACTGATGAAATGGCTCAAGGTTCCCCACGCCGTGGCGGCCCCCGGGGCGCTGATCGGCGCGAGCAACTTCTTCGAGCTGGCCGTGGCCACCGCGATCGCCCTCTACGGTCCCGGATCCGGCGCGGCGCTCGCCACCGTCGTCGGGGTCCTGGTGGAAGTTCCCGTCATGCTCTCCGTCTGCTCGTTCTGCAACCGGACCCGCCACTGGTTCCCCGCCGAAATCTGA
- a CDS encoding TRC40/GET3/ArsA family transport-energizing ATPase — translation MRKYTFFSGKGGVGKTTLAAATAVRTAEAGKRTLIVSTDPASNLADVFERPIGNRVTEISANLFALEIDPDSATKEYRERALAPLRAVLPPDAMKVLEEQFRSACTVEIASFDRFTDFLEDTAFDRVVFDTAPTGHTLRLLELPVDWSRHIEEAAQGNGQTCIGPVASLQGAKAKYDHAIAALRDPGETEFTLVCRPERTSVDELLRAREELRTLGIGNFRIVVNGVIPAGAGGPFATQSSLQREQVRRLSGKIDRPCVEVPLQGGEVKGLSALGRFAAIVFDGKTDTLHGEFTDTRPFTGFSPPYALRKMVTGGVGSRTVVLTGKGGVGKTVAACALAARLAREGSRVLLATTDPAAHIGSVLSAEVSSQIRPVPGYPGLFAVRIDQKESVSAYKAKILSQAAASGHTGEMLAVVREELESPCTEEMAVFEEFSGLVERDDFDVVVLDTAPTGHTLRLLELPYDYARQVEMMVAVRKDDAGATGAKGKLDALIRRLKDPRATTFLLVIYPEYTPIFEAKRAAEDLKESGIEVQGVIANFLLDEDDCSSPFSMSRYLMQQHYLKVAEETFQLPIFKVPMLPSEPAGKDALYRVGRELLGKENIALAVPETAAGIEGGAK, via the coding sequence ATGCGTAAATACACGTTCTTTTCCGGCAAGGGAGGGGTGGGAAAAACCACCCTTGCGGCGGCCACCGCCGTGCGAACGGCGGAGGCGGGGAAACGGACCCTGATCGTCTCCACGGACCCTGCCAGCAATTTGGCCGACGTTTTCGAACGTCCCATCGGAAACCGGGTCACGGAGATCTCGGCGAACCTGTTCGCGCTCGAGATCGATCCGGATTCCGCCACGAAGGAGTATCGGGAGCGCGCGCTGGCGCCATTGCGCGCCGTCCTTCCTCCGGACGCCATGAAGGTTCTCGAGGAACAGTTTCGGAGTGCCTGCACGGTGGAGATCGCCTCGTTCGACCGGTTCACCGATTTCCTCGAGGACACGGCGTTCGATCGCGTGGTCTTCGACACCGCGCCCACGGGTCACACGCTTCGCCTGCTTGAGCTGCCGGTGGACTGGTCCCGCCACATCGAGGAAGCCGCGCAGGGGAACGGCCAGACGTGCATCGGGCCGGTCGCCTCCCTGCAGGGGGCAAAGGCGAAATACGACCACGCCATCGCCGCGCTCCGGGATCCCGGCGAGACGGAGTTCACGCTGGTCTGCCGTCCGGAGCGGACCTCCGTGGACGAGCTGCTACGTGCGCGGGAAGAGCTGCGGACGCTCGGGATCGGAAACTTCCGGATCGTGGTGAACGGGGTGATCCCGGCCGGGGCCGGGGGGCCGTTCGCGACCCAGTCCTCGTTGCAGCGGGAACAGGTCCGCCGTCTTTCCGGGAAGATCGACCGGCCTTGCGTCGAGGTTCCCCTCCAAGGCGGGGAAGTAAAGGGTCTTTCCGCCCTGGGGCGGTTCGCCGCCATCGTTTTCGACGGAAAGACCGATACCCTGCACGGCGAATTCACGGACACCCGTCCCTTCACGGGGTTCTCCCCTCCGTACGCCCTCAGGAAGATGGTGACCGGCGGGGTCGGAAGCAGGACGGTCGTCCTTACCGGAAAGGGGGGGGTTGGGAAAACCGTGGCGGCGTGCGCTCTTGCGGCGCGCCTCGCGCGAGAGGGAAGCCGGGTCCTTCTGGCGACCACCGACCCGGCGGCCCACATCGGGTCGGTCCTTTCGGCCGAAGTATCGAGCCAGATTCGCCCCGTCCCGGGATACCCCGGGCTGTTCGCCGTCCGGATCGACCAGAAGGAGAGCGTCTCGGCGTACAAGGCGAAGATCCTCTCCCAGGCCGCCGCGTCCGGCCACACCGGCGAGATGCTCGCCGTGGTTCGGGAGGAGTTGGAATCCCCCTGCACGGAGGAGATGGCGGTCTTCGAGGAGTTCTCCGGCCTGGTGGAGCGGGACGATTTCGACGTCGTGGTCCTCGACACCGCCCCCACGGGACACACCTTGCGGCTTCTCGAGCTGCCGTACGACTACGCCCGGCAGGTCGAGATGATGGTGGCCGTCCGGAAGGACGACGCCGGGGCGACCGGCGCCAAGGGGAAGCTCGACGCCCTGATCCGGCGCCTGAAGGATCCCCGGGCGACGACGTTTCTCCTCGTGATCTACCCGGAGTACACGCCGATCTTCGAGGCGAAACGGGCGGCGGAAGATCTGAAGGAGTCCGGCATCGAGGTGCAGGGCGTCATCGCCAATTTCCTTCTCGACGAAGACGACTGTTCGTCTCCCTTCTCCATGTCGCGGTACTTGATGCAGCAGCACTATCTCAAGGTGGCGGAGGAGACGTTCCAGCTGCCGATCTTCAAGGTGCCCATGCTGCCGTCGGAGCCCGCGGGCAAAGATGCCTTGTACCGTGTTGGCAGGGAGTTGCTCGGGAAGGAAAACATCGCACTCGCCGTGCCGGAAACGGCGGCGGGAATCGAAGGAGGAGCAAAATGA
- the arsD gene encoding arsenite efflux transporter metallochaperone ArsD, translating to MRKLEIFEPPMCCPTGVCGPAPDPALSNLQESILRWKKDGIDVERIAINQVPQRFVANPTVVDLLTREGQEVLPIALLDGKVVCKGKYPTYDQVAREEM from the coding sequence TTGAGAAAGCTGGAAATATTCGAGCCTCCGATGTGCTGTCCCACCGGGGTCTGCGGACCGGCGCCCGACCCGGCCCTGTCGAACCTCCAGGAGAGTATTCTCCGCTGGAAGAAGGACGGGATCGACGTGGAGCGGATCGCGATCAACCAGGTCCCGCAGCGGTTCGTGGCGAATCCCACGGTGGTCGACCTGCTGACTCGCGAGGGGCAGGAGGTCCTTCCGATCGCCCTGCTCGACGGGAAGGTCGTCTGCAAGGGGAAATACCCGACGTACGACCAGGTCGCACGGGAGGAGATGTAG
- a CDS encoding metalloregulator ArsR/SmtB family transcription factor produces MSLRDYETVLKAAADPTRVRILKILEGGELCVCQVIAILSLGQSTVSKHLFLLRAAALIKDRRDRKWVYYALDRGNGSPYAARMLRSLRGWLNDDPVVAKDREREALARAIGPIAICERNMTLPGRQCRTPKR; encoded by the coding sequence ATGAGTCTGCGCGATTACGAGACCGTATTGAAGGCAGCCGCGGATCCCACGCGTGTCCGGATCCTCAAGATCCTCGAAGGCGGGGAGTTGTGCGTCTGCCAGGTCATCGCGATCCTCTCCCTCGGGCAGTCGACCGTGTCGAAGCACCTCTTCCTGCTCCGGGCGGCGGCGCTCATCAAGGATCGGCGCGACCGGAAATGGGTTTACTACGCGCTGGACCGCGGGAACGGCTCTCCTTATGCCGCACGGATGCTGCGAAGCCTGAGAGGTTGGCTGAACGACGATCCCGTCGTCGCGAAAGACCGGGAACGGGAGGCCCTGGCGAGGGCGATCGGGCCGATCGCGATCTGTGAACGGAACATGACCCTGCCCGGCAGGCAGTGCAGGACACCAAAGCGGTGA
- the mobB gene encoding molybdopterin-guanine dinucleotide biosynthesis protein B, giving the protein MKRPHAIAIVGNSGAGKTTLLERLIPALKRKGLRVGAVKHDAHRFDIDHPGKDSHRLTSAGADTMVITSASMLAMVKRHAASPPIEELLARYFSDMDLVLVEGFRGSSLPKIEVHRKAFRRALICRGERNDPDLMAVASDEPLDLDVPVLDLNAPEAITEFIASVL; this is encoded by the coding sequence GTGAAGAGACCACACGCGATCGCGATCGTCGGGAATTCCGGGGCGGGGAAGACGACCTTGCTGGAGCGGCTGATCCCCGCGTTGAAACGAAAAGGGTTGCGGGTGGGGGCGGTCAAGCACGACGCGCACCGGTTCGACATCGATCACCCGGGGAAGGACAGCCACCGCCTCACGTCAGCCGGCGCCGACACGATGGTGATCACCTCGGCTTCGATGCTGGCGATGGTGAAGCGGCACGCCGCCTCGCCACCGATCGAGGAACTGCTCGCGCGCTATTTCAGCGACATGGATCTTGTACTCGTCGAAGGGTTCCGGGGGAGCTCTCTCCCGAAGATCGAGGTCCACCGCAAAGCATTCCGCCGCGCGCTCATCTGCCGCGGTGAACGGAACGATCCGGACCTGATGGCGGTGGCCAGCGACGAACCGCTCGACCTGGACGTCCCCGTCCTCGACCTGAACGCCCCCGAGGCGATCACGGAGTTCATCGCATCGGTTCTTTAA
- the rdgB gene encoding RdgB/HAM1 family non-canonical purine NTP pyrophosphatase codes for MKLLIASKNRGKVLEIRALLGLALQKVVEVVTLTELPGVEQPRESGKTFSENARIKALHYAKAHKILCIADDSGLAVDALGGLPGVRSARFAGEGSSDAANNAHLLHELAPFARPWKAAFVCVAAAALPQRVVAEATGKIEGEILPEGRGRDGFGYDPLFFVPSLGKTMAELSTAEKNQVSHRGYALRALIAEMKNAGLLLS; via the coding sequence ATGAAACTCCTGATCGCATCGAAGAACCGAGGGAAAGTCCTCGAGATCCGGGCGCTCCTCGGGCTCGCGCTGCAGAAGGTCGTCGAGGTCGTCACGTTGACGGAGCTGCCTGGCGTCGAGCAGCCGAGGGAGAGCGGGAAGACGTTCTCCGAAAACGCGCGGATCAAGGCGCTTCACTACGCGAAGGCGCACAAGATCCTCTGCATCGCCGACGACTCGGGGCTCGCGGTGGACGCGCTGGGGGGGCTCCCCGGCGTGCGCTCCGCCCGGTTCGCCGGGGAAGGGTCCTCCGACGCGGCGAACAACGCGCACCTGCTCCATGAGCTGGCCCCGTTCGCGCGCCCGTGGAAGGCGGCGTTCGTCTGCGTGGCGGCGGCGGCGCTCCCGCAACGGGTGGTCGCGGAGGCGACGGGGAAAATCGAAGGGGAGATTCTCCCCGAAGGGCGGGGCCGTGACGGCTTCGGGTACGACCCGCTCTTCTTCGTCCCCTCCCTCGGGAAGACGATGGCGGAGCTTTCGACGGCGGAGAAGAACCAGGTCAGCCACCGGGGCTACGCCCTTCGTGCGTTGATTGCGGAGATGAAAAACGCAGGGCTGCTCCTCTCGTAG
- the rph gene encoding ribonuclease PH, whose product MAARRADGRKSLDIRTIDVSLGVQKHAEGSVLFTMGDTRVVCAATIEERVPPFLRGAGRGWVTAEYSMLPRATNTRVAREGRSGKIGGRTHEIQRLVGRSLRAVVDFEALGERTVTVDCDVLQADGGTRTASINGAWIALWHACRRLVAKGAISRNPVLDHVVGVSVGIVGGRVLADLDYSEDSGAEVDMNVVMTGNGRLIEVQGTAEREPFTRKQLDAMLSAAAVAGRKILKEQRRFAEGGGR is encoded by the coding sequence ATGGCAGCCAGGCGCGCCGACGGACGCAAGTCCCTTGACATCCGGACGATCGACGTCTCCCTCGGGGTGCAGAAGCATGCCGAAGGGTCCGTCCTCTTCACGATGGGGGACACCCGCGTGGTTTGCGCGGCGACGATCGAGGAGCGGGTCCCCCCGTTTCTTCGCGGCGCGGGGAGAGGATGGGTTACCGCGGAGTACTCGATGCTTCCGCGCGCGACGAACACCCGTGTCGCGCGGGAGGGGCGGTCGGGGAAAATCGGGGGTCGCACGCACGAGATCCAGCGGCTGGTGGGGCGGTCGCTCCGGGCGGTGGTGGATTTCGAAGCGCTTGGCGAGCGCACGGTGACGGTCGACTGCGACGTCCTGCAGGCGGACGGGGGGACGCGGACCGCCTCCATCAACGGTGCGTGGATCGCGCTGTGGCACGCGTGCCGGAGGCTGGTCGCGAAGGGGGCGATCTCCCGCAACCCCGTGCTCGACCACGTGGTGGGGGTCAGCGTGGGGATCGTCGGGGGGCGGGTCCTGGCGGACCTCGACTACTCCGAGGACTCCGGGGCGGAAGTGGACATGAACGTCGTGATGACGGGGAACGGCCGCCTGATCGAGGTCCAGGGGACGGCGGAGCGCGAGCCGTTCACCCGGAAGCAGCTCGACGCGATGCTCTCGGCCGCGGCGGTCGCGGGGAGGAAGATCCTGAAGGAGCAGCGGCGCTTCGCGGAAGGTGGTGGACGATGA
- a CDS encoding aldo/keto reductase has protein sequence MRYKLLGRTGLRVSELCLGAMTFGEEWGWGASKEESRAMFDAFADAGGNFVDTANLYTGGTSETFVGEFLKGRRERFVLATKYTLNMAPDDPNGGGNHRKNLVQSLDASLKRLGTDYIDLYWVHAWDGMTPLEETMRALDDVVRAGKILYVGISDAPAWVVSRANTLAELKDWSPFAALQIQYSLADRSPERDLLPMAKALDLAVTPWGVLGGGVLSGKYKTSTDRPAGARYTKDEAWAKSVVTERSVRIAEAAAQVAKETGRSASQVALAWVRQQPFGVIVPILGAKTVTQLRENLGCLDFSLGPDPLAKLDAASKIDLGFPHEFLVQARSYIFGKTYPLIDDHRS, from the coding sequence ATGCGGTACAAACTTCTGGGGAGGACGGGCCTTCGGGTCTCCGAACTGTGCCTGGGGGCGATGACGTTCGGGGAGGAGTGGGGCTGGGGGGCGTCGAAGGAGGAGAGCCGCGCCATGTTCGATGCGTTCGCGGACGCCGGAGGGAACTTCGTCGACACTGCGAACCTGTACACGGGCGGCACGAGCGAAACGTTCGTGGGCGAGTTCCTGAAAGGCCGGAGGGAACGGTTCGTCCTCGCCACGAAATACACCCTGAACATGGCCCCCGACGACCCGAACGGCGGCGGGAACCACCGGAAGAACCTGGTGCAGTCGCTCGACGCCAGCCTGAAACGGCTCGGGACCGACTACATCGACCTCTACTGGGTCCACGCCTGGGACGGGATGACCCCCCTCGAGGAGACGATGCGGGCCCTGGACGACGTGGTACGGGCCGGGAAGATCCTCTACGTCGGGATCTCCGACGCCCCCGCCTGGGTCGTGTCGCGGGCGAATACGCTCGCGGAACTGAAAGACTGGAGCCCCTTCGCCGCCCTGCAGATACAGTACAGTCTGGCGGACCGGAGTCCGGAACGCGACCTGTTGCCGATGGCGAAGGCGCTGGACCTCGCCGTGACCCCCTGGGGGGTCCTCGGGGGAGGCGTCCTGTCGGGGAAGTACAAAACTTCGACCGACCGGCCGGCCGGCGCTCGCTACACGAAGGACGAAGCCTGGGCCAAATCGGTCGTCACCGAGCGGAGCGTGCGGATCGCGGAGGCGGCAGCCCAGGTGGCGAAGGAAACCGGCCGCAGCGCGTCGCAGGTGGCGCTGGCATGGGTCCGCCAGCAGCCGTTCGGGGTGATCGTCCCGATCCTCGGGGCGAAGACCGTCACACAGCTGCGGGAGAACCTCGGGTGCCTCGATTTTTCCCTCGGGCCGGATCCGCTCGCAAAGCTGGACGCCGCCAGCAAGATCGACCTCGGCTTCCCGCACGAATTCCTCGTGCAGGCACGGTCCTACATCTTCGGGAAGACGTACCCGCTGATCGACGACCACCGGTCGTGA
- a CDS encoding GNAT family N-acetyltransferase: MIPLDRYPKEITLRDDSRAILRPMAHGDAVGLWNFLRQLPEIDKSHFHEDVDRREVVERWATSLDYDAALPILAIHGERVVGSATLFRNNTGWKQRIGIVRILISPDHRHLGLGTAMIREIRHLGEKVGLNYLLAEVIEEQQAAVRALERMGFEKAVVYRNFVNDRKGDLHNLVVLLHPMSGLKK, translated from the coding sequence ATGATTCCCCTCGATCGGTACCCGAAGGAGATCACGCTGCGGGACGACTCCCGCGCGATATTGCGTCCGATGGCCCACGGGGATGCGGTCGGCCTATGGAATTTCCTGCGGCAGCTTCCCGAAATCGACAAGTCCCATTTCCATGAGGATGTGGACCGCCGGGAGGTGGTGGAGCGGTGGGCAACGTCGCTCGACTATGATGCGGCTCTCCCGATTCTGGCGATCCATGGGGAGCGCGTGGTGGGAAGCGCCACGCTCTTCCGGAACAATACAGGCTGGAAGCAACGGATAGGAATCGTACGGATCCTGATCTCCCCCGACCATCGGCACCTGGGCCTCGGGACGGCGATGATCCGGGAGATCCGTCACTTGGGTGAGAAGGTCGGTTTGAATTACCTCCTGGCGGAGGTGATCGAGGAGCAGCAGGCCGCCGTACGTGCGCTCGAACGGATGGGGTTCGAGAAAGCGGTGGTCTATCGGAATTTCGTCAACGACCGGAAAGGGGATCTCCACAATCTCGTGGTGCTCCTTCACCCCATGTCGGGTCTCAAGAAATAG
- a CDS encoding OFA family MFS transporter produces the protein MEATVGAEGKMMNRWWRVAGALLMNLPLGALYAWSIFVLPLEKEFGWTRTQTSWVFTIAVFVFGLSFIAAGRLQDKKGPFWISVAGSVLFSLGWVLATYAKDLTSLYLTMGVVLGIGSGFGYATPIPVLSKWFPDRRGLAVGLAVAGYGGGSFIISFIGKPMLTAFGWRDTFLYLGIGYLVATMIGAFILRNPPAGWKPAGWVPAAASAKVTASRHEYVPGEVVKTPAFYFMWVAYALGTGAGLMLISQLVPFGRQQLGIVDVAANLAIAVGAVGNASGRIFSGWLSDTIGRLQTLRLMVGVSVLAFLILPHISGAAMLYGMVFVVYYCYGTQLSVYASTTGDFFGTKNLGVNYGLLFTAWGIAGIIGPIIAGRLFDIFGNYTNAFYVGSAICVLALGSLLLAKRPEAPAMAVLEEVKAARAA, from the coding sequence ATGGAAGCGACGGTTGGGGCAGAGGGAAAGATGATGAACCGGTGGTGGCGGGTCGCCGGGGCCTTGCTGATGAACCTGCCGTTGGGGGCTCTCTACGCGTGGAGCATCTTCGTGCTTCCGCTGGAGAAGGAGTTCGGGTGGACGCGCACGCAGACGTCCTGGGTCTTCACGATCGCGGTCTTCGTCTTCGGGTTGAGCTTCATCGCGGCCGGGCGATTGCAGGACAAGAAGGGGCCGTTCTGGATCTCCGTCGCGGGATCGGTCCTGTTCAGCCTCGGGTGGGTCCTCGCGACCTACGCGAAGGACCTGACGTCCCTGTATCTCACGATGGGAGTCGTGCTGGGGATCGGCAGCGGGTTCGGGTACGCCACGCCGATCCCGGTCCTGTCGAAGTGGTTTCCCGACCGCAGGGGGCTGGCGGTGGGACTCGCCGTGGCGGGGTACGGCGGCGGGTCCTTCATCATCTCCTTCATCGGGAAGCCGATGCTTACCGCGTTCGGATGGAGGGACACGTTCCTGTACCTGGGGATCGGGTACCTCGTCGCGACGATGATCGGGGCGTTCATCCTGCGGAATCCGCCGGCGGGATGGAAACCGGCAGGCTGGGTGCCGGCGGCGGCGTCCGCGAAAGTCACGGCGTCGAGGCATGAGTACGTTCCGGGCGAGGTGGTAAAGACCCCCGCCTTCTATTTCATGTGGGTCGCATACGCCCTCGGGACCGGCGCCGGGCTCATGCTGATCAGTCAGTTGGTCCCCTTCGGCCGGCAGCAACTGGGCATCGTGGATGTCGCGGCGAACCTGGCCATCGCCGTCGGGGCCGTGGGGAACGCCTCCGGACGGATCTTCTCCGGGTGGTTGTCGGACACGATCGGGCGGCTCCAGACGCTGCGCCTGATGGTGGGGGTGTCCGTCCTCGCGTTCCTTATCCTTCCGCACATCAGCGGAGCGGCGATGCTGTACGGAATGGTGTTCGTCGTCTACTACTGCTACGGGACGCAGCTGTCGGTCTACGCGTCCACGACGGGCGACTTCTTCGGGACGAAGAACCTGGGCGTGAACTACGGCCTGCTCTTCACCGCGTGGGGGATCGCCGGGATCATCGGGCCGATCATCGCCGGGCGGCTCTTCGACATCTTCGGCAACTACACCAATGCGTTCTACGTAGGATCGGCGATCTGCGTCCTGGCGCTTGGGAGCCTGCTGCTGGCGAAGCGGCCCGAAGCGCCGGCCATGGCTGTTTTGGAGGAGGTCAAGGCAGCCCGGGCCGCCTGA
- a CDS encoding Crp/Fnr family transcriptional regulator, translating into MPLSINTAVELFQGISEAEAQRVEQLCTERRYPEGAPIFSKGDPANALYIVKDGTVRILSLSDKGTETIVHILKEGAIFGELLLSEEMRFFTAIAATDAVVTVLSKGSLVELLASIPTVSKNFIRLLSKRLAKVEKEFGDFGHTWSYDRLAKILLKLCEEHGRETPKGILISLRLTHEDLANLIGTTRETVTTQMIRFRRMGFVRSQDRFLVVNKARLKEFGRS; encoded by the coding sequence ATGCCGTTATCCATTAACACGGCCGTCGAGCTGTTCCAGGGAATTTCCGAAGCCGAGGCGCAGAGGGTCGAACAGCTTTGCACCGAGCGGCGGTACCCGGAGGGCGCCCCGATCTTCTCCAAGGGCGACCCGGCCAACGCTCTCTACATCGTCAAGGACGGAACGGTGAGGATTCTCTCCCTCTCCGACAAAGGGACGGAAACGATCGTGCACATCCTCAAGGAGGGCGCGATCTTCGGGGAACTCCTCCTCTCGGAGGAGATGCGGTTCTTCACCGCCATCGCCGCGACGGATGCCGTGGTCACCGTCCTCTCGAAGGGAAGTCTGGTGGAGCTGCTGGCCTCCATACCCACCGTATCGAAAAATTTCATCCGGCTTCTCTCCAAGCGGCTGGCGAAGGTGGAGAAGGAATTCGGTGATTTCGGGCACACCTGGTCCTACGACCGCCTCGCGAAAATCCTGCTCAAACTCTGCGAAGAGCACGGGAGGGAGACTCCGAAGGGGATCTTGATCTCCTTGCGCCTGACGCACGAGGACCTTGCGAACCTGATCGGGACCACCCGGGAGACGGTCACGACCCAGATGATCCGGTTCCGGCGCATGGGCTTCGTAAGAAGCCAGGACCGCTTCCTCGTCGTCAACAAGGCGCGGCTCAAGGAGTTCGGCCGCTCCTGA
- a CDS encoding phosphosulfolactate synthase, which yields MKHDLSRGFEYVHMNRREGKPRTCGITEIRGPYYAPMGKRYLADILETMGEYVDILKFSGGSFALMPKRAVRELIDLCHEQKVLVSTGGFVERVLTQGPEAVDRYFEECRELGFDIVEVSSGFLSIPLPDLVRLVERVGEHGMKAKPEVGIQFGAGGASSPGELEAEGTADTSRAIRAAKAFLEVGAPLVMIESEGITESVRSWRTDVAAKIADGVGLDKVMFEAADPAVFSWYVKNFGPDVNLFVDHSQIVQLECLRSGIWGTAGTWGRVVTFKEPPKREPASRPRLVEPRPKAGGR from the coding sequence ATGAAACACGACCTTTCGCGCGGTTTCGAATACGTCCACATGAACCGAAGGGAAGGAAAACCCCGGACCTGCGGCATCACGGAGATCCGTGGTCCGTACTACGCCCCGATGGGAAAGAGGTACCTGGCGGACATCCTCGAAACCATGGGGGAATATGTAGATATCCTGAAATTCAGCGGCGGGTCGTTCGCCCTCATGCCGAAGCGGGCGGTGCGGGAGCTGATCGACCTGTGCCACGAACAGAAGGTCCTCGTCTCCACCGGAGGGTTCGTCGAGCGGGTCCTCACCCAGGGCCCCGAGGCGGTGGACCGGTACTTCGAGGAGTGCCGGGAGCTCGGCTTCGACATCGTCGAGGTCTCCAGCGGATTCCTCTCGATTCCCCTGCCCGACCTCGTCCGCCTGGTGGAGCGCGTCGGGGAGCACGGGATGAAGGCGAAGCCGGAAGTGGGGATCCAGTTCGGCGCCGGCGGCGCGAGTTCCCCGGGGGAACTCGAGGCCGAAGGGACCGCGGACACCTCCCGCGCGATCCGCGCCGCGAAGGCGTTCCTCGAGGTCGGCGCACCCCTGGTGATGATCGAGTCCGAGGGGATCACGGAGAGCGTGCGGAGCTGGAGGACCGACGTCGCGGCGAAGATCGCCGACGGCGTCGGCCTGGACAAGGTGATGTTCGAGGCGGCCGACCCGGCGGTCTTCTCCTGGTACGTGAAGAACTTCGGGCCGGACGTGAACCTCTTCGTCGACCACTCCCAGATCGTGCAGCTGGAGTGCCTCCGGTCGGGGATCTGGGGTACCGCCGGCACGTGGGGCCGGGTGGTCACCTTCAAGGAGCCCCCGAAAAGGGAACCCGCGTCCCGCCCCCGGCTCGTCGAACCGCGCCCCAAAGCGGGGGGGAGGTAG